The following proteins come from a genomic window of Maribacter sp. HTCC2170:
- a CDS encoding NAD(P)/FAD-dependent oxidoreductase, translating into MFDVIIVGGGASGFFAAINIAEADPSLKIAILEKGKEVLQKVRISGGGRCNVTNGEPDPLELVKNYPRGEKELLGPLYTYGSQDAIHFFESRGVKLKIEKDNRVFPVSNSSQTIVDCFLNEAERLDIKILRQSSVTAIEILSNNDYNWKITTIKSTYICKKVLMAAGSSPKIWKLMNSLGHKIIPPVASLFTFKIKDERISGIPGVSSYVKVDILPKHRFRPEITLKLKSEQAEKTLLSAEGPLLITHWGLSGPAILKLSAWGAILLNDFKYHFPIRINWLPDYHKGSIFSLLMEIKEIEAKKTVLRTKAVEIPRRLWTNLVKASGIAKDEKWADVTKEKLQNLAHELTSGKYMVEGKSTFKEEFVTAGGIDLKEINFKTFESKLHKNLFFAGEVINVDAITGGFNFQNAWTSGYIAAQGIANNET; encoded by the coding sequence ATGTTTGATGTAATTATTGTAGGAGGCGGAGCATCGGGATTTTTTGCGGCAATTAATATAGCGGAAGCTGATCCAAGTCTAAAAATCGCAATTTTAGAGAAAGGTAAAGAAGTGCTTCAAAAAGTCAGGATTTCAGGAGGTGGTCGTTGTAATGTAACAAATGGAGAACCTGATCCGCTAGAACTGGTTAAGAACTACCCACGTGGTGAAAAAGAACTTTTAGGTCCACTTTACACCTATGGCAGTCAAGATGCCATTCATTTTTTTGAGAGTAGAGGCGTAAAGCTGAAAATAGAAAAAGACAACAGGGTTTTTCCAGTATCAAATTCTTCTCAGACTATCGTGGATTGTTTTTTGAATGAAGCAGAGCGATTAGATATTAAGATATTGAGGCAAAGTTCAGTAACAGCAATTGAAATCCTGAGCAATAATGATTATAATTGGAAAATAACTACAATTAAAAGCACATATATTTGTAAAAAGGTTCTGATGGCAGCCGGAAGTAGTCCGAAGATTTGGAAGCTCATGAATAGTTTAGGCCATAAGATTATTCCTCCTGTAGCATCTCTATTTACTTTTAAAATTAAGGATGAACGAATTTCGGGTATCCCAGGCGTCAGTTCGTATGTAAAAGTAGATATTCTCCCTAAGCACAGGTTTAGACCGGAAATTACTCTAAAGTTAAAAAGCGAACAGGCTGAAAAAACTTTGCTGAGTGCAGAAGGACCTTTATTGATTACGCATTGGGGATTGAGTGGTCCTGCAATTTTAAAATTATCTGCATGGGGAGCGATCTTGTTGAATGATTTTAAATATCACTTTCCTATTCGAATAAATTGGCTACCAGACTATCATAAGGGTTCTATTTTTTCCTTGTTGATGGAGATAAAAGAGATTGAAGCAAAGAAAACGGTGTTAAGGACCAAAGCAGTAGAAATACCAAGACGACTTTGGACTAATTTGGTAAAAGCTTCCGGCATAGCAAAAGACGAGAAATGGGCAGATGTCACAAAAGAGAAACTTCAAAATCTTGCACATGAGTTGACCAGCGGTAAATATATGGTCGAGGGGAAAAGTACTTTTAAGGAAGAATTTGTAACCGCAGGCGGAATCGATCTTAAAGAAATTAACTTCAAGACGTTTGAAAGCAAACTGCATAAAAATTTATTTTTTGCAGGAGAAGTAATAAACGTTGATGCTATTACAGGAGGGTTCAATTTTCAAAATGCTTGGACCAGTGGTTATATTGCGGCTCAAGGAATAGCCAACAACGAAACGTAG
- a CDS encoding glycerophosphodiester phosphodiesterase — protein sequence MMNKKPLVIGHRGAMGHETENTLASVQKALDLGVDMIEIDVFKIKSGEIVVFHDELVDRLANATGKIEEYDIYYVKQMVLDGNHSIPLLQDVLKLIDNKVRLNIELKGAGTSDRVNHILKYYIDKKGWTLDNFLISSFKWDELREFRKLNKEIPIAILTEDNPLDAIEVAEELNAEAVNPNFNKIDLEIAEKIKDAGFKLYTWTVNEPEDIEKAKSWSVDGIITNFPERVN from the coding sequence ATGATGAATAAAAAACCTTTAGTGATAGGCCATCGCGGTGCTATGGGTCATGAAACTGAAAATACATTGGCATCAGTTCAAAAAGCACTTGATTTAGGTGTTGATATGATCGAGATTGATGTTTTCAAGATAAAGAGTGGAGAGATTGTAGTTTTTCATGATGAACTGGTAGATCGTTTGGCTAATGCCACTGGTAAAATTGAAGAATATGACATTTACTATGTCAAGCAAATGGTGCTCGATGGCAATCATTCGATTCCGCTTCTTCAAGATGTTTTGAAACTTATTGATAATAAAGTTCGATTGAATATTGAATTGAAAGGGGCAGGGACAAGTGATAGGGTCAATCACATTCTTAAATATTATATAGATAAAAAAGGATGGACCTTGGATAATTTTTTGATTTCAAGTTTTAAATGGGATGAATTAAGGGAATTTAGAAAATTGAACAAAGAGATTCCAATTGCCATATTAACAGAAGATAATCCTTTGGATGCTATTGAGGTGGCGGAGGAGTTGAATGCAGAAGCCGTTAATCCCAATTTTAATAAAATTGATTTGGAAATCGCAGAAAAAATCAAAGATGCGGGATTTAAATTGTATACATGGACCGTTAATGAACCGGAAGATATTGAAAAGGCCAAATCGTGGTCAGTAGATGGCATAATCACTAATTTTCCAGAACGCGTGAATTAA
- a CDS encoding TspO/MBR family protein gives MKKKLVKIVISVSVCLVIGFLSSFATQSSVNDWFFTLNKPSFNPPNWIFAPVWTILYILMGISAGIVWAKGFHHLWVKTALYHFVFQLLLNASWSMVFFGLKEPFWALMVILCLLILLCLTFRWFKIVSQTAAWLLLPYILWVCFATILNYKIWELN, from the coding sequence TTGAAAAAGAAACTAGTAAAAATCGTTATATCTGTAAGCGTTTGTTTGGTCATTGGCTTTTTATCCAGCTTCGCAACCCAAAGTTCGGTAAATGATTGGTTCTTTACATTGAACAAACCAAGTTTTAATCCTCCTAATTGGATCTTTGCTCCGGTTTGGACCATACTCTACATCTTAATGGGAATTTCGGCCGGAATTGTTTGGGCAAAAGGTTTTCATCACCTTTGGGTAAAAACAGCTTTATATCATTTTGTCTTTCAATTGCTATTGAATGCTTCGTGGAGTATGGTGTTTTTTGGCTTAAAGGAACCTTTTTGGGCCTTAATGGTAATTCTCTGTCTTTTGATACTTCTATGCTTAACCTTTAGATGGTTCAAAATTGTGAGCCAAACCGCCGCATGGCTTCTTTTGCCCTATATTCTTTGGGTGTGTTTTGCCACGATACTGAATTATAAGATCTGGGAGTTGAATTAA
- a CDS encoding alpha-amylase family glycosyl hydrolase: MINFKVYPLIFTVLILQGCNSIKEDSNMTYQKVKKKKDVIYQVFPRLFGNTNTTNKPWGTIEENGVGKFSDFSEKALNEIKDLGVTYIWYTGVPHHDVITDYSAIGISNDDPDIVKGRAGSPYAVKDYYNVNPDLADNPKNRLAEFKDLIQRTHNAGLKLLIDIVPNHVARNYEGKTTPDGFLPFGVNDDTTLEYERNNNFYYIPNEQFRVPEWQNSYKPLGGNPHKLSDGEFDENPAKWTGNGSRLAQPNMNDWYETVKINYGVRPDGSYDFDTLPNDFTSKDYNEHFTFWSNKDVPNSWVKFKDIALYWLDIGVDGFRFDMAEMVPVEFWSYMNSNIKMKNADAFLLAEVYNPQLYRDYIHKGKMDYLYDKVEMYDSLKHIMQGHGWTDHIPVVKKGLKDIEHHMLHFLENHDEQRIASEDFAGNAKKGKPAMVVSATMSTSPTMIYFGQEVGEPGNENAGFGQPTRTSIFDYVGVPHHQRWVNDKKFDGAQLSTEEQELRDFYKRLLNFTINSDALMGSYEDIHYYNKDNTQNYNHRVLSYVRWSGNEKLIIVSNFDSNDSYTFDLKIPQGIISKWKLKDGSYETTDQLYKVNNKTLTVTNGIGKMNVEIKPLKSFIFKLK, encoded by the coding sequence ATGATAAATTTCAAAGTATACCCCCTAATTTTTACAGTCTTGATTCTTCAAGGATGTAATTCCATTAAAGAAGATTCCAACATGACATACCAGAAAGTAAAAAAGAAAAAAGATGTTATTTATCAGGTGTTTCCAAGACTCTTTGGTAATACCAATACAACCAATAAACCTTGGGGAACAATTGAGGAAAACGGAGTGGGGAAGTTTTCTGATTTTTCAGAAAAAGCGCTAAACGAAATTAAGGACTTGGGTGTAACCTATATTTGGTATACCGGTGTGCCCCATCATGATGTGATTACTGATTATTCGGCAATCGGGATTTCAAATGACGATCCTGATATTGTTAAAGGAAGGGCTGGGTCACCTTATGCAGTAAAGGACTACTATAATGTAAATCCCGATTTGGCAGATAATCCAAAAAATAGGTTGGCCGAGTTCAAAGATCTAATACAGCGAACGCATAATGCCGGTTTAAAATTACTTATTGATATTGTTCCAAACCATGTTGCAAGAAATTATGAAGGCAAGACAACCCCAGACGGTTTTTTGCCATTTGGTGTAAATGATGATACGACATTGGAATATGAGAGGAACAATAATTTCTATTACATTCCAAATGAGCAATTCAGGGTTCCTGAATGGCAAAATAGCTACAAGCCTTTAGGAGGCAATCCACATAAACTGTCCGACGGTGAATTCGATGAAAATCCTGCAAAATGGACAGGAAACGGCTCTCGTTTGGCACAGCCCAATATGAATGATTGGTATGAAACTGTAAAAATCAATTATGGCGTTCGACCTGATGGTTCCTATGATTTTGATACCTTGCCCAATGACTTTACAAGTAAGGATTATAATGAACACTTCACTTTTTGGTCAAACAAAGACGTGCCAAATTCATGGGTAAAATTCAAAGATATTGCCCTTTATTGGCTTGATATTGGTGTAGATGGCTTTCGTTTTGATATGGCCGAAATGGTTCCCGTTGAGTTCTGGAGTTACATGAATTCGAATATTAAAATGAAAAACGCTGATGCATTTCTATTGGCTGAGGTTTATAATCCTCAACTATATCGTGACTATATACATAAAGGAAAAATGGACTATCTCTATGATAAGGTTGAGATGTATGATTCTTTAAAACATATAATGCAGGGGCATGGGTGGACAGATCATATTCCCGTTGTGAAGAAAGGTCTAAAAGATATTGAACATCATATGCTTCATTTCCTCGAAAATCATGACGAACAGCGAATAGCCAGTGAGGATTTTGCCGGTAATGCGAAAAAAGGGAAACCGGCAATGGTGGTTTCGGCAACCATGAGCACTTCACCGACCATGATTTATTTTGGACAGGAGGTAGGAGAGCCAGGAAACGAAAATGCTGGATTTGGACAACCTACGCGTACATCAATTTTTGATTATGTCGGGGTACCGCATCACCAACGTTGGGTAAATGACAAGAAGTTTGATGGAGCCCAATTGTCAACTGAGGAACAAGAACTTCGCGATTTTTACAAAAGACTACTAAATTTCACCATTAATAGTGATGCCTTAATGGGCAGTTATGAAGATATTCATTACTATAATAAAGATAATACCCAAAATTATAATCACCGAGTACTGTCATATGTTAGATGGTCAGGAAATGAAAAACTTATCATTGTCTCCAACTTCGATTCGAATGACAGCTATACATTTGATTTGAAGATTCCTCAAGGGATTATTTCAAAATGGAAGTTGAAAGACGGGTCCTATGAAACAACGGATCAATTGTATAAGGTGAACAATAAAACCTTGACCGTGACAAATGGTATTGGTAAAATGAATGTTGAAATTAAACCTTTAAAATCTTTTATATTCAAACTTAAGTAA
- a CDS encoding glycoside hydrolase family 65 protein, translated as MNQEYIKADSWSIIEEGFDQETVKSSESLFSLGNGAMGQRANFEETYSGPTFQGSYIAGVYYPDKTRVGWWKNGYPEYFAKVLNAPNWIGIKVLINGEMLDLFTCSKITDFRRELNMKEGWYQRTFKATLPNKIVLEAKITRFLSLDLDELGAIKYEVRLVNTDAEITFIPYLDSSITNEDSNWDDKFWNTTSVSSEGSKAFIEAHTMKTNFETCTYMDSQLFLDGEKMETPREEIKKDSWIGHSYSYLVKKGQTLSLCKYGGYTVSINHKSSELISASKNVLTKALNMGFETLLENQKEAWKSIWDMSDITIEGDVKAQQGIRFNIFQLNQTYLGKDSRLNIGPKGFTGEKYGGSTYWDTEAYCIPFYMATKDQKVARNLLKYRYEHLEKAMENAQKLGFGNGAALYPMVTMNGEECHNEWEITFEEIHRNGAIAFAIYNYYRFTGDYSYIPDMGLEVLIGISRFWHQRANYSEQKEKFVILGVTGPNEYENNVNNNWYTNYLAKWCIEYTIEQLQKVKDGYPDDYARIIGHTNLTSNETDEWNNVAKKMYFPYSENYDVYLQQDGFLDKELTTVENLEKSERPINQKWSWDRILRSPYIKQADILQGFYLFEDRFTLPELQKHFDFYEPFTVHESSLSPCVHSIQAAKLDRMEQAYQFYLRTSRLDLDDYNKEVEEGLHITSMAGTWMSIVEGFGGMRVLEDKLSFTPRIPKEWDSYSFKVNFRNRILRVSVTPKETKFELEGREEMSIRLNGKRLELRPHEEISA; from the coding sequence ATGAATCAAGAATATATAAAAGCGGATAGTTGGTCCATTATTGAGGAAGGGTTTGATCAAGAAACGGTCAAATCTTCCGAGAGTTTGTTTAGCCTAGGAAATGGTGCTATGGGTCAGCGCGCGAATTTCGAGGAAACCTATTCAGGCCCTACATTTCAAGGTAGTTATATTGCAGGTGTTTATTATCCAGACAAAACACGAGTAGGCTGGTGGAAAAATGGTTACCCAGAATATTTTGCCAAAGTTTTGAATGCACCAAATTGGATTGGTATAAAAGTATTGATAAACGGTGAGATGTTAGATTTGTTCACTTGTTCAAAAATTACAGATTTTCGTCGGGAATTAAACATGAAGGAAGGTTGGTATCAACGAACATTTAAGGCAACCTTGCCAAATAAAATTGTTCTGGAGGCTAAGATCACTAGGTTTTTAAGCCTTGATTTGGATGAATTGGGAGCCATAAAATATGAGGTTCGTTTAGTCAATACGGATGCCGAAATAACATTTATTCCGTATTTGGACAGTTCCATCACAAATGAAGACAGTAACTGGGATGATAAGTTTTGGAATACAACTTCGGTAAGTTCAGAGGGTAGCAAAGCTTTTATAGAGGCCCATACCATGAAGACGAATTTTGAGACCTGCACTTATATGGATTCTCAGTTATTTCTTGATGGAGAAAAAATGGAAACCCCTAGAGAGGAAATAAAAAAAGATAGTTGGATTGGCCATTCTTATTCATATTTAGTGAAAAAAGGACAGACTTTATCACTATGCAAGTATGGCGGCTATACTGTTTCAATAAATCATAAATCAAGTGAGTTGATAAGTGCATCGAAGAATGTGCTTACAAAGGCTTTGAATATGGGCTTTGAAACCTTGTTGGAAAACCAGAAAGAGGCATGGAAGTCTATTTGGGACATGAGCGACATTACCATTGAAGGAGATGTAAAAGCCCAACAAGGTATTCGTTTCAATATTTTTCAATTGAATCAAACTTATTTAGGGAAAGATTCTCGATTGAATATTGGGCCAAAAGGGTTCACGGGAGAAAAATATGGTGGTAGTACGTATTGGGATACCGAGGCTTATTGTATTCCATTCTATATGGCTACCAAGGATCAAAAAGTGGCAAGAAACTTATTGAAGTATCGCTACGAGCATTTGGAAAAAGCAATGGAAAATGCCCAAAAATTGGGATTTGGTAATGGAGCAGCTCTTTATCCAATGGTGACCATGAATGGTGAGGAATGTCATAACGAGTGGGAAATCACCTTTGAAGAGATACATAGGAACGGAGCAATTGCATTTGCAATTTATAATTATTACCGGTTTACAGGTGATTATTCATACATCCCGGATATGGGATTGGAAGTTTTAATAGGAATTTCCCGGTTTTGGCATCAGAGGGCCAACTATTCTGAACAAAAAGAAAAGTTTGTAATACTTGGTGTTACTGGACCTAATGAATATGAAAATAATGTGAATAATAACTGGTACACTAATTATCTGGCCAAATGGTGTATTGAGTATACTATAGAACAATTACAAAAGGTTAAAGATGGTTATCCTGATGATTATGCGCGAATAATTGGTCATACCAATTTAACGTCTAATGAAACTGATGAATGGAACAACGTTGCGAAAAAAATGTATTTCCCCTATTCAGAAAACTATGATGTTTATTTACAGCAGGACGGTTTTTTGGATAAGGAACTTACTACGGTTGAGAACTTGGAAAAATCTGAACGACCAATCAATCAAAAGTGGAGTTGGGACAGAATCCTTAGATCCCCTTATATAAAACAGGCGGATATTCTTCAAGGCTTTTACCTTTTTGAAGACCGCTTCACCTTGCCTGAGCTACAAAAACATTTTGATTTTTATGAACCTTTTACGGTCCATGAATCCTCGCTTTCACCATGTGTTCATAGTATACAGGCTGCTAAGTTAGATAGGATGGAACAGGCCTATCAGTTTTACCTTAGAACTTCAAGGTTGGATCTAGATGACTATAACAAGGAGGTTGAAGAGGGACTTCATATTACTTCAATGGCAGGTACTTGGATGAGTATAGTCGAAGGCTTTGGAGGAATGCGGGTTCTTGAGGATAAACTATCATTTACTCCGAGAATTCCCAAGGAATGGGACTCTTACTCTTTTAAGGTGAACTTCAGGAATAGAATACTTAGAGTCAGTGTTACTCCAAAAGAGACCAAATTTGAATTAGAAGGCAGAGAGGAGATGTCAATACGTCTCAATGGCAAACGATTGGAATTACGACCGCATGAGGAAATTTCAGCTTAA
- a CDS encoding DUF1697 domain-containing protein: MTTYIALLRGINVGGHKKIKMADLRSILEDSGLERVRTYIQSGNVVFDSEEKNTQNLEIQISETIKEHYDFEVPVLIKTRNEILRVLEDNPYTDRNELSENKIYFVLLQDSPEEDKVKELSNYKFENETFTYTPNCVYLRCALGAGKAKCGIGFFESKLKVSATSRNYRTLQKLIELSSN, translated from the coding sequence ATGACTACTTATATAGCGCTTTTAAGAGGAATAAACGTAGGTGGCCACAAGAAGATTAAAATGGCAGACCTAAGGTCTATTCTGGAAGATTCTGGTTTGGAGAGGGTTAGGACCTATATTCAAAGCGGTAATGTTGTTTTCGATTCGGAAGAAAAAAACACGCAAAACCTTGAAATACAAATTTCTGAAACCATAAAAGAGCATTACGACTTTGAAGTGCCCGTATTGATAAAAACGAGAAATGAAATTTTACGTGTTTTAGAAGATAACCCGTATACGGACAGGAATGAACTTTCTGAAAACAAAATATACTTTGTACTCCTTCAGGATTCACCTGAGGAGGATAAGGTAAAAGAATTGTCAAATTACAAATTCGAGAACGAGACATTTACCTACACTCCCAATTGTGTTTATCTAAGATGTGCATTAGGCGCGGGTAAGGCTAAGTGTGGTATTGGTTTTTTTGAATCAAAACTAAAAGTCTCGGCAACTTCTAGAAATTATAGAACTTTGCAAAAGTTAATTGAATTATCGTCCAATTAA
- a CDS encoding diphosphomevalonate/mevalonate 3,5-bisphosphate decarboxylase family protein: MTINDFLPTKYSQQVEEGKVTYKAPSNIALVKYWGKKEDQIPANPSISFTLDACATTTTISYSKLKEEAKSFSFELLFEGKSKESFKPKIRTFFERIAKYMPFLRDYHLKIVTSNSFPHSSGIASSASGMSAMALCLMHIESELNPEIDKEYFNRKASFLARLGSGSACRSIEGDLIQWGSHGPTKGSSDLFAIKYPYNVHNIFQKYHDTILLVDKGQKQVSSTIGHDLMHGHPFAEQRFTQANDNLSKLKNVFASGDLVEFIKIVESEALTLHAMMMASMPYFILMKPNTLQIINKIWEFRKTSNTHVCFTLDAGANVHVLYPENEKETVYQFIKDELVAFCENGQYICDRIGFGAKKV; encoded by the coding sequence ATGACGATTAATGATTTTCTTCCAACTAAATATAGCCAACAGGTAGAAGAAGGTAAGGTAACTTATAAAGCGCCAAGTAATATTGCTTTAGTAAAATATTGGGGGAAAAAGGAAGACCAGATTCCTGCCAATCCATCAATCAGTTTTACATTGGATGCCTGTGCCACAACCACCACAATATCCTATTCAAAACTTAAGGAAGAAGCAAAATCATTCTCTTTTGAATTGCTTTTTGAAGGCAAATCCAAGGAAAGTTTTAAACCCAAAATCCGAACTTTTTTTGAGCGCATTGCAAAGTATATGCCTTTTTTGAGGGACTATCATTTAAAAATTGTAACATCAAATTCTTTTCCGCACAGTAGTGGTATTGCATCTTCGGCAAGCGGAATGTCCGCAATGGCATTGTGTCTCATGCATATTGAAAGTGAATTGAACCCAGAAATCGACAAAGAATACTTTAATAGAAAGGCATCATTCTTGGCCCGTTTGGGATCAGGTAGTGCTTGTCGTAGTATAGAGGGCGATTTAATCCAATGGGGAAGCCATGGGCCAACAAAAGGAAGTTCCGATTTATTTGCAATAAAATATCCATATAACGTTCATAACATATTTCAAAAATATCATGACACGATATTATTGGTAGATAAAGGTCAAAAGCAAGTAAGTAGTACGATAGGTCATGATTTAATGCATGGTCACCCTTTTGCGGAACAGCGTTTTACCCAAGCCAACGACAATCTGTCAAAACTTAAGAATGTCTTTGCCTCAGGTGATTTAGTGGAGTTTATAAAAATTGTGGAGAGTGAGGCTCTGACACTTCACGCAATGATGATGGCAAGTATGCCCTATTTTATTTTAATGAAACCAAATACGCTCCAGATCATTAACAAAATCTGGGAGTTTAGGAAAACGTCCAATACCCATGTTTGTTTTACCCTAGATGCAGGTGCCAATGTTCATGTACTTTATCCAGAAAATGAGAAAGAGACGGTTTACCAATTTATTAAGGATGAGTTGGTTGCATTTTGTGAAAACGGACAGTATATTTGCGACAGAATTGGTTTCGGGGCTAAAAAAGTGTAA
- a CDS encoding geranylgeranylglycerol-phosphate geranylgeranyltransferase: MLSRKNKLKLLKILSLFSIVRGYNVLMIALAQYLASIYILAPDLPLRKVVLDLNLFFIVLSSTLVIASGYIINNFYDSEKDLINKPRKSMLDRLVSQRTKLSAYFVLNFLAVFFASYVSFRAVFFFSAYIFGIWFYSHKLKKVPFLGNFISATLAIAPFFAVFVYYKNFETVIFVHAMFLFLLILAREMIKDLENIVGDMAQDYKTIPILYGANFSKICITILVALTLIPSILLIEKFDIGYMNFYFMGSIVLLVVFLVLLWRSNVKLHYVGLHNILKMIIILGVFSILLINVDLVLNRIL; encoded by the coding sequence ATGCTTAGCAGAAAGAACAAGCTCAAACTATTAAAGATATTGAGCCTATTTTCAATTGTTAGGGGTTACAATGTATTGATGATTGCCTTGGCCCAGTACTTGGCGTCAATTTATATTCTGGCACCTGATCTGCCTTTGAGAAAAGTAGTTCTTGATCTCAACTTGTTTTTTATAGTCCTATCCTCCACTTTGGTAATTGCCAGTGGTTATATAATCAACAATTTTTACGATTCTGAAAAGGATTTGATAAACAAGCCCAGGAAAAGTATGTTGGATCGGTTGGTAAGCCAGCGAACCAAGTTGTCTGCTTATTTTGTTCTTAATTTCCTAGCAGTTTTTTTTGCTAGTTATGTATCCTTTAGGGCAGTTTTCTTTTTCTCAGCATACATATTTGGTATTTGGTTCTATTCCCATAAACTGAAAAAAGTACCGTTTTTAGGTAATTTTATTTCAGCAACCTTGGCCATCGCTCCTTTCTTTGCGGTATTTGTGTATTACAAGAATTTTGAAACGGTAATTTTTGTACATGCTATGTTCCTATTTCTTTTGATTTTAGCACGTGAAATGATTAAGGATTTGGAGAATATCGTGGGTGATATGGCCCAAGATTACAAGACCATTCCGATATTGTATGGGGCAAACTTCTCTAAAATATGTATTACAATTTTAGTTGCTCTAACACTAATTCCCTCTATACTTCTAATCGAAAAATTTGATATTGGGTATATGAATTTCTATTTTATGGGAAGTATAGTATTACTCGTGGTTTTTCTTGTTTTGCTTTGGAGGTCAAACGTCAAATTGCATTATGTAGGACTTCATAATATCCTGAAAATGATAATAATTTTGGGGGTTTTTAGTATTTTACTGATTAATGTCGATCTTGTTTTAAATCGAATCTTATAA
- a CDS encoding mevalonate kinase, translated as MKGPLFYSKILLFGEYGIIKDSKGLSIPYNFYKGALKKDENLSQVAKKSNSYLQDFVSYLEDLEVEEPNLVSFDFDSLKNDVNAGMYFDSSIPQGYGVGSSGALVAAIYDKYALEKITVLENLTREKLLKLKFVFGKMESFFHGKSSGLDPLNSYLSLPILINSQDNIESTSIPSQNMEGKGAVFLLDSGSTGETAPMVQLFMEKMKQEGFRQMLKNQFIKHTDACVEDFINGNVKSLFGNLKQLSHVVLDNFKPMIPAKFHQLWKQGIETNDYYLKLCGSGGGGYILGFTQDIDKARNVLKEYNLEVVYNF; from the coding sequence ATGAAAGGACCTTTATTTTATTCTAAAATTTTACTTTTTGGTGAATATGGCATCATTAAGGATTCTAAAGGACTCTCAATACCCTATAATTTTTATAAAGGAGCATTAAAAAAGGATGAAAACCTTTCTCAAGTGGCAAAAAAGTCGAATTCTTATTTACAGGATTTTGTTAGTTATTTAGAGGATTTAGAAGTTGAGGAGCCAAATCTGGTCTCTTTTGATTTTGACTCTTTAAAGAATGATGTAAATGCCGGAATGTACTTTGATAGTTCTATTCCCCAAGGTTACGGGGTGGGTAGTAGTGGAGCTCTAGTAGCAGCAATTTATGACAAGTATGCTCTTGAGAAAATTACGGTTTTAGAAAACCTTACCCGTGAAAAGCTATTGAAATTGAAATTCGTTTTTGGAAAAATGGAATCTTTTTTTCATGGTAAATCTTCAGGACTTGATCCTTTGAACAGTTATTTGAGTTTACCCATTTTAATAAATTCACAGGACAATATTGAGTCAACAAGTATTCCTTCACAAAATATGGAGGGAAAAGGGGCTGTCTTCTTATTGGATAGTGGTTCGACTGGTGAAACTGCGCCTATGGTCCAATTGTTCATGGAAAAGATGAAACAGGAAGGTTTTAGACAAATGTTGAAGAACCAATTCATAAAGCATACCGATGCTTGTGTTGAAGATTTCATTAATGGAAATGTCAAATCTCTTTTTGGAAATCTAAAACAACTTTCCCATGTGGTTCTGGATAATTTTAAGCCCATGATACCAGCTAAGTTTCATCAACTATGGAAACAGGGTATCGAAACCAATGACTACTATCTAAAACTCTGCGGTTCTGGTGGAGGAGGTTATATTCTTGGGTTTACACAGGATATTGACAAGGCGAGGAATGTACTCAAGGAATATAATTTAGAAGTAGTTTATAACTTCTAG